One genomic region from bacterium encodes:
- a CDS encoding transglycosylase SLT domain-containing protein produces the protein MNSKILLIFIFLLPMAGTSAAVTASNAHQLHTAILKEFDARKYSEAARLLSRMKTEEPERYAALPYALLHARTLLQSNNPREAFMIYQQLASDRRVAPFVLLPLARMAANQGVVNTAASYYQQYLGHAYPEYVSVAREALEYCWQLKKADLLHSTALVVQNSSTLDRLAQLYLGRAYVLRGDKALAKNLFQNLIAYKKKDDVTNLALSELDLLEGTQLSALEKQRRGRMAYDVWNFDLARKYLAPVSNQNMQSGFYYARTLFLMGDFENAKKAFQSALSLWPQDPMYTQCLYQYANVYLREGNYQKAAELYKQLKGVARGELQDTATFKLIYALRAQNRLPDALRAVDTYTRSRSLNLRGKALLLRGRIYFQMGRYQDAVADFQQALTLKPYRNHKELLLWKGITLEKIRRAPEARTLFVSLANGSDFFSHKARERLSAKISIPEQKKLVTRLPQLPDATHEETILSEYAKGNITPAFLYLRLYDDAAQLLPDVDRQTWRILAVDETNRMQKFLAITYLAGLGGNYSIATYYSELFLKNLPRDLTLFSLPPEILKALFPIPYKEEVEHFSRERKLDPFLVLSIMKQESKFKRFARSQAFARGLMQIIPSTASRLAAMLGLQNFEVEQLYVPEININLGTRYVQEIMKEFGNSVEFIAAGYNGGEPNVRRWRDASIANETLDFVSSIDFKETKNYVMIVKTNYELYKGIYGENSSGQTGSSSQP, from the coding sequence ATGAATTCCAAGATCCTTCTCATTTTTATCTTTCTTCTTCCGATGGCAGGCACTTCTGCCGCCGTTACAGCTTCGAATGCTCATCAATTGCACACAGCAATTCTGAAGGAATTTGACGCGCGAAAGTATTCTGAAGCGGCGCGCCTGCTGAGCAGAATGAAGACAGAGGAACCGGAACGGTATGCGGCGCTTCCCTATGCTTTGTTGCATGCAAGAACTCTCCTGCAGTCAAATAACCCGCGGGAAGCCTTTATGATTTATCAGCAACTCGCCTCCGACCGGCGAGTTGCTCCTTTCGTTCTTCTCCCGCTGGCGCGCATGGCTGCCAATCAAGGAGTGGTCAATACCGCCGCGAGCTATTATCAGCAGTATCTGGGGCACGCTTATCCGGAATATGTCTCGGTCGCCAGAGAAGCGCTTGAATATTGCTGGCAATTGAAGAAAGCTGATTTATTGCATTCTACGGCTTTGGTTGTGCAGAACAGTTCTACATTGGATCGACTCGCGCAACTCTATCTGGGGAGAGCGTACGTGCTTCGCGGAGATAAAGCTCTGGCCAAAAATCTCTTCCAGAATCTGATTGCTTACAAAAAGAAAGATGATGTCACGAATCTGGCGTTGAGCGAACTCGATTTACTGGAGGGCACGCAGCTCAGTGCGCTGGAAAAACAGCGCAGGGGGCGCATGGCGTACGATGTTTGGAATTTTGATCTCGCGCGTAAATATCTTGCGCCGGTCTCAAACCAGAATATGCAGTCGGGATTCTATTATGCGCGGACGTTGTTTCTTATGGGGGATTTCGAAAATGCAAAGAAGGCTTTTCAGTCCGCCCTCAGTTTGTGGCCTCAGGATCCGATGTATACACAATGCCTTTACCAGTACGCAAACGTCTACTTGCGCGAAGGAAATTATCAGAAAGCAGCCGAGCTGTACAAACAATTGAAGGGAGTGGCGAGAGGAGAATTGCAGGATACAGCAACCTTCAAGTTGATCTACGCGCTTAGAGCGCAGAACCGTCTTCCGGATGCTTTGCGAGCCGTGGATACTTACACCAGATCCCGCAGCTTGAACCTTCGTGGAAAAGCTCTTCTGTTAAGAGGAAGAATCTATTTTCAGATGGGACGTTATCAGGATGCTGTTGCGGACTTCCAGCAGGCTTTGACTCTGAAACCTTACCGAAATCATAAAGAACTGCTTCTGTGGAAAGGAATCACTCTGGAGAAGATCCGGCGCGCCCCGGAAGCGCGGACTCTATTTGTTTCACTCGCAAACGGAAGCGATTTTTTTTCGCACAAGGCGCGGGAGCGGCTCTCCGCAAAAATAAGTATCCCGGAACAGAAAAAGTTAGTCACACGATTGCCGCAGCTGCCGGATGCTACTCACGAAGAGACGATCCTTTCGGAATATGCAAAAGGGAATATCACTCCCGCTTTTCTTTATTTACGGCTCTATGATGACGCGGCACAACTCCTTCCGGATGTTGACCGGCAAACATGGAGAATCCTGGCAGTAGATGAAACGAATCGTATGCAAAAGTTTCTTGCAATCACATACCTGGCGGGACTCGGTGGAAACTATTCCATAGCCACGTATTATTCCGAACTATTTTTGAAAAACCTTCCCCGCGATCTAACTCTATTTTCGCTTCCGCCGGAAATCCTTAAGGCCTTGTTTCCTATTCCCTACAAAGAGGAGGTTGAGCATTTCTCTCGGGAACGAAAGCTGGATCCTTTTCTTGTCCTTTCGATTATGAAACAGGAGAGCAAGTTTAAACGTTTTGCCCGCTCGCAGGCTTTTGCTCGCGGCCTGATGCAGATCATTCCTTCCACGGCATCACGCCTGGCCGCTATGTTAGGATTGCAGAATTTTGAAGTCGAGCAGTTGTACGTGCCGGAAATAAACATCAATTTAGGCACTCGCTACGTTCAGGAGATCATGAAAGAGTTCGGAAATAGCGTGGAATTTATCGCGGCAGGTTACAACGGTGGAGAACCGAACGTTCGAAGGTGGCGAGATGCCTCGATAGCGAATGAGACGTTGGACTTTGTTTCGAGCATCGATTTTAAAGAAACGAAGAATTACGTAATGATCGTAAAGACCAACTACGAGCTTTACAAGGGCATTTACGGAGAGAATTCTAGCGGCCAGACTGGAAGCTCATCGCAACCGTGA
- a CDS encoding aldo/keto reductase → MVNETLEAARFIRSILQSGLSPSQLRTHVYSIILSPMGGASREGTERYRSRWQGPADHFQDIQDLWISSIGLGTYLGEMDEKTDQGYEASVSRALELGCNLIDTAINYRFQRSERNVGNALRRSLEKGIVKRDEVVVSSKGGFLSFDTTYPPNPGHYIQEEYIASGICKPEEIVAGCHCMTPSYLENQLERSLKNLEVDFIDIYFIHNPETQLSEVSRQEFLRRMLAAFKLLEKKVEEGKIKVYGTATWNGYREIPGGQGFLSLEELVGLARNAGGEDHHFRAIQLPLNLAMPEALLSKNQKYGSQSVSLLEAAHLQKIIVLCSASILQGQLARNLPGFVGRFFHDLSTDAQRSIQFVRSTLGVTSALVGMSNPKHVEENLQVAQTPRVPWEKMRQLFSDR, encoded by the coding sequence TTGGTCAACGAAACTCTTGAAGCTGCACGATTTATCCGCTCTATCCTTCAATCCGGTTTATCCCCTTCTCAATTGCGAACGCACGTTTATTCGATTATATTGAGTCCGATGGGTGGAGCATCGCGGGAAGGGACTGAGCGTTACAGGAGCCGGTGGCAAGGACCGGCAGATCATTTTCAAGACATTCAGGATTTGTGGATATCGAGTATCGGTCTGGGAACTTACCTTGGGGAAATGGATGAAAAGACCGATCAGGGCTACGAAGCTTCGGTCTCTCGCGCTTTAGAACTTGGCTGCAATCTGATCGATACTGCCATCAACTACCGCTTTCAAAGAAGTGAGCGAAATGTCGGAAACGCCTTGAGAAGATCCCTTGAAAAGGGAATCGTAAAGCGCGATGAGGTGGTGGTCTCCAGCAAAGGCGGTTTTTTGAGTTTTGATACTACCTATCCTCCGAACCCGGGGCACTACATTCAGGAGGAATACATTGCGAGTGGTATTTGCAAACCGGAAGAAATTGTGGCGGGCTGCCATTGCATGACTCCCTCATATCTTGAGAATCAACTCGAAAGAAGCTTGAAGAATCTCGAAGTTGATTTCATCGATATTTACTTTATTCATAATCCTGAGACCCAACTGAGCGAAGTATCCAGACAGGAATTTCTCCGAAGAATGCTGGCGGCCTTTAAGCTTTTGGAAAAGAAAGTTGAAGAGGGAAAAATCAAGGTTTATGGAACCGCCACATGGAATGGTTACCGTGAGATTCCCGGTGGACAGGGCTTTCTTTCCCTGGAAGAGCTGGTTGGTCTTGCTCGTAATGCAGGCGGCGAAGATCATCATTTTCGGGCCATTCAGCTTCCGTTGAATCTTGCAATGCCTGAAGCCTTATTGAGCAAGAACCAGAAATACGGTTCTCAATCGGTTTCTTTGCTGGAAGCGGCGCATCTTCAAAAAATAATTGTTCTTTGTAGCGCATCGATTCTTCAAGGACAACTTGCGAGAAATTTACCTGGTTTTGTTGGCCGATTCTTTCATGATCTGTCAACAGATGCACAGCGGTCGATACAATTTGTTCGATCCACACTGGGAGTAACTTCAGCGCTTGTGGGTATGAGTAATCCCAAACACGTGGAAGAAAACTTACAGGTTGCACAGACACCCCGAGTGCCCTGGGAAAAGATGCGACAGCTTTTTTCAGATAGGTGA
- a CDS encoding TonB family protein, which translates to MPEKKNTIGRFEIIEKIGEGPIGAVYKALDPVIRRTVAIKVIKLYALEETTTFAEVFEKIYRVVRTSTSLNHPNICIIYDLSEEKKIPYITMEYVEGHDLESLLRQKHQFKRSEFLNVLQQTCDALDFAHKKNVIHQDFKSTNILITSDLHVKITDFGIAGLDEIAAAQTKKLLSIPHYISPEQALGERVSPASDLFSLGVVVYHMLSGELPFPGTTAANTIMMIARDVPATPANLDRFSITREDWNSFFSIALAKSPNQRFRSAREMLEALNSILPSSDQTYYPFGFEGSLNESTGKFEKTYIAEEEAESASPTLMIDASQIMEESGPEINPELVKLEQEAHLFLDANTAEIGKEEQQPITEPVETAPSVEQSLAMAEAAPVMELVTLRESEFKEEIKLETTQKPGAVEEKAIEIPVEQKTELIEMPFGAAVDLSVEEPRVSETIAAGDPASMPSDFVPASGNLMEMEGLDSEEMATIPPSPRAEIAVPASDTSPIGGPPEQKPVSIPTQLVEEFEPEQSKGNGRAQEPFDEVPATMIGNFKPPEPEPEKEAPAPATVLVPRPAPVQEPVPIEPPQEILSVPTKMMRDIPPIAAAPEVPRPAPEPPRPAPVVPPSAPAEPVHPLTKPIESRPAAAAKPPSMQRYFYGAIAVVIFIALIGGAILFFRKPDVPGPTPETPEQTAQTKKDVPKPVEREPQPMEVEGSIMVTSDPAGATVFLAGEEKGVTPVEIPQLALGKHLVKLQLKGYQDLEQEVELSEQSPNASLPMTLQKTAAASGTLIVESEPAGAFIVLANRVLGVTPKSFTRKPGNYSITLKKDGYQDYTGSITVAQDKKVTFKGTLAEIPKPVPVVEVPKPKPPEVTRGQLVTLGPDVVPPKPTKKVYAKYPDAAKARKLEGTVRLNVLIDETGRVLDIKVGKSSGHTMLDEAVVKAYREWQFAPATKQNVPVKVWITVAMSFQSGR; encoded by the coding sequence ATGCCTGAAAAGAAAAACACCATTGGCCGTTTTGAAATTATTGAAAAGATAGGAGAAGGCCCGATTGGAGCCGTTTATAAAGCGCTAGATCCGGTCATACGCCGCACTGTTGCCATCAAAGTTATCAAACTTTACGCGCTGGAGGAAACCACAACATTTGCGGAAGTCTTCGAAAAAATTTACCGTGTTGTGCGTACGTCTACATCGCTTAACCATCCTAACATCTGCATTATCTATGACTTAAGTGAAGAGAAGAAGATTCCCTACATTACTATGGAATATGTAGAAGGACATGATCTTGAATCGCTTTTGAGGCAGAAGCATCAGTTTAAGCGATCAGAGTTTTTGAATGTCCTTCAGCAAACGTGCGACGCCCTTGATTTTGCTCACAAAAAGAACGTCATTCATCAGGACTTCAAATCGACAAACATTTTGATCACATCTGATCTTCACGTAAAGATTACGGATTTCGGCATTGCCGGTCTGGATGAAATTGCAGCGGCTCAAACGAAAAAGCTATTGAGTATTCCGCACTACATTTCACCGGAACAGGCGCTGGGTGAAAGAGTCTCACCCGCGAGCGACCTGTTTTCATTGGGAGTCGTGGTCTATCACATGCTGTCCGGAGAGCTTCCTTTTCCGGGTACGACAGCTGCGAACACCATCATGATGATTGCGCGCGATGTTCCTGCGACTCCCGCCAATCTGGATCGTTTTTCGATTACCCGCGAAGATTGGAATTCATTTTTCAGCATTGCGCTTGCAAAATCGCCGAATCAACGGTTTCGCAGCGCCCGTGAAATGCTGGAAGCACTCAATTCAATTCTCCCTTCCTCCGATCAGACCTACTATCCTTTCGGGTTTGAAGGCTCACTGAACGAATCCACAGGCAAATTTGAAAAAACCTATATAGCGGAAGAGGAAGCGGAATCCGCTTCTCCTACGTTGATGATTGACGCTTCGCAAATCATGGAAGAGAGTGGGCCGGAAATAAATCCCGAGCTCGTGAAATTGGAACAGGAAGCTCATCTTTTTCTCGATGCAAATACGGCAGAAATAGGAAAAGAAGAACAACAACCCATCACCGAACCGGTAGAAACGGCTCCATCTGTTGAGCAATCTCTTGCCATGGCGGAAGCTGCACCTGTGATGGAACTGGTGACGCTCCGGGAGAGTGAATTCAAGGAAGAGATTAAACTTGAGACCACGCAGAAACCGGGGGCAGTTGAAGAAAAGGCAATTGAGATACCTGTAGAACAAAAAACCGAACTCATTGAGATGCCATTTGGCGCTGCAGTGGACTTGTCGGTTGAGGAGCCCCGGGTTTCTGAAACGATTGCAGCTGGTGATCCGGCTTCGATGCCATCTGACTTCGTGCCGGCTTCAGGAAATCTCATGGAAATGGAAGGGCTGGATTCCGAAGAGATGGCGACGATTCCACCTTCACCAAGGGCAGAGATCGCAGTTCCAGCTTCAGATACTTCACCCATTGGTGGCCCTCCCGAACAGAAACCAGTAAGCATCCCCACTCAATTGGTAGAAGAATTTGAGCCGGAACAATCCAAAGGCAATGGTCGCGCTCAAGAACCGTTTGATGAAGTTCCGGCAACAATGATTGGCAATTTTAAGCCACCTGAACCTGAACCTGAAAAAGAAGCTCCCGCGCCTGCTACAGTATTAGTACCTCGGCCTGCACCGGTCCAGGAACCAGTACCAATAGAACCGCCTCAAGAAATTTTAAGCGTTCCGACAAAAATGATGAGAGATATTCCTCCCATTGCCGCCGCGCCGGAAGTTCCGAGGCCGGCTCCGGAGCCACCAAGGCCCGCGCCTGTTGTTCCACCCTCTGCTCCCGCTGAGCCGGTACATCCGCTTACAAAACCAATCGAGTCGCGGCCTGCTGCCGCAGCAAAACCGCCGAGCATGCAGCGTTACTTCTATGGTGCAATCGCTGTCGTGATTTTTATTGCGCTGATCGGTGGCGCTATACTTTTCTTTAGAAAACCCGATGTACCGGGACCAACGCCTGAGACGCCAGAACAGACCGCACAGACAAAAAAAGATGTACCGAAGCCGGTCGAACGCGAGCCGCAGCCCATGGAAGTTGAAGGTAGCATTATGGTTACATCAGACCCAGCGGGAGCGACCGTATTCCTGGCCGGTGAGGAAAAAGGCGTTACTCCGGTCGAAATACCGCAGCTCGCATTGGGTAAGCATCTTGTTAAGTTGCAGCTGAAAGGTTATCAGGACCTGGAACAGGAAGTCGAGCTTTCAGAACAAAGTCCGAATGCCTCGCTGCCGATGACGTTGCAGAAAACTGCAGCAGCAAGCGGAACGCTTATCGTTGAATCAGAACCGGCAGGAGCGTTCATCGTACTGGCGAATCGAGTTCTCGGTGTCACTCCGAAATCATTCACAAGAAAACCGGGAAACTATAGCATCACGCTAAAAAAGGATGGATATCAGGACTACACGGGATCGATTACGGTGGCGCAGGACAAAAAAGTGACCTTCAAAGGAACTCTCGCAGAGATTCCTAAGCCGGTTCCAGTCGTAGAGGTACCGAAACCGAAACCACCCGAAGTAACAAGGGGACAACTGGTAACTCTGGGACCTGACGTGGTTCCTCCTAAACCAACCAAGAAAGTTTACGCAAAGTATCCGGACGCTGCCAAAGCAAGGAAGCTCGAAGGAACAGTCCGTTTAAACGTGCTGATAGATGAAACCGGACGAGTGTTGGACATCAAAGTAGGAAAATCGTCCGGACATACGATGCTTGATGAAGCCGTGGTAAAGGCGTACCGGGAATGGCAATTCGCTCCGGCCACAAAACAGAATGTTCCGGTAAAAGTGTGGATCACGGTTGCGATGAGCTTCCAGTCTGGCCGCTAG
- a CDS encoding type II toxin-antitoxin system death-on-curing family toxin: protein MKYLFPKQILFLHDRIIRLSGGLGGLRDQNLLESAVYRPQSTFGGQDLYADLFIKIAVLGHSLIMNHPFVDGNKRTGFESMRLMLRLNHYDLHAGWKTKYDFVLKVANKKITEDQMAEWIRKKSKPYAR from the coding sequence TTGAAATACCTTTTCCCAAAGCAGATTCTATTTCTGCACGATCGGATCATTCGTTTGAGTGGTGGATTGGGTGGATTGCGAGATCAAAACCTACTCGAATCGGCGGTCTATCGTCCACAAAGTACATTTGGAGGTCAAGATCTGTATGCAGATCTATTTATCAAGATCGCAGTATTGGGCCATTCCTTGATCATGAATCATCCTTTTGTTGACGGCAACAAGCGAACCGGCTTTGAATCGATGCGATTGATGCTAAGACTGAATCATTACGACCTCCATGCTGGATGGAAAACGAAATACGACTTTGTGCTGAAGGTTGCCAATAAGAAAATAACAGAGGATCAGATGGCGGAGTGGATTCGCAAAAAATCAAAGCCTTACGCAAGATAA
- a CDS encoding ribbon-helix-helix domain-containing protein — MKAISLKLADKQLELLDEVSRMTRIPKSALVRKGIDLILMQVREDLITAELRQEIDALLREDSQLLRRLAKS, encoded by the coding sequence ATGAAAGCAATTAGCCTGAAATTGGCCGATAAACAACTCGAACTTTTAGACGAAGTTTCCCGCATGACGCGGATTCCAAAATCTGCGCTAGTACGGAAGGGAATTGATCTTATCTTGATGCAGGTTCGGGAGGATCTGATAACGGCCGAATTGAGACAGGAGATTGACGCATTGCTTCGTGAAGATAGTCAATTGTTGCGGCGATTGGCAAAATCTTGA